In a single window of the Papaver somniferum cultivar HN1 chromosome 8, ASM357369v1, whole genome shotgun sequence genome:
- the LOC113301324 gene encoding trihelix transcription factor ASR3-like — protein sequence MSEPQNTTSSSSAALVPVHHYHHHHEPQQETQLIVSPAALPNPSASSSLIREYRKGNWTLHETLVLITAKKMDDKRRTTTKSSSTTTANTPPLLVGPTNKSSSSSSSGCRSAELRWKWVENYCWKNGCMRSQNQCNDKWDNLLRDYKKVREYESRSSFSTTTSNSNVHNHQVQVTVQQQQQHDDHRDGPSSSSKDLIILFYWQMEKHERKERNLPTNLPFEVFQALNEVVDLQRQSHPKPSQPSNIIVSTTCPPTISVAIPPPQALPHPHRFLPPPPLQPPQSLLPPPVETITTPTTDSTETEGSSERLETADRKRQRKVRKLGASITRSASVLTKTLTDCEEMKEKRHQHKMQLEERKLQIEETKIEVNKQGFNGIITAINNLSGAIQSLVSSNRQNNAS from the exons ATGTCTGAACCACAAaatacaacatcatcatcatcagcagcattgGTACCAgttcaccattaccaccaccaccatgaaCCACAACAAGAAACACAACTAATTGTATCTCCAGCTGCATTACCAAATCCCTCTGCATCGTCATCTTTAATCAGAGAATACAGAAAAGGAAATTGGACACTCCATGAAACCCTAGTTCTAATAACAGCTAAAAAAATGGATGATAAGAGAAGAACTACAACAAAATCTTCTTCTACTACTACAGCTAATACCCCACCATTACTGGTTGGCCCTACCAATAaatcctcctcctcttcttcttcaggtTGTAGAAGTGCTGAGCTTAGATGGAAATGGGTTGAAAATTATTGCTGGAAAAATGGATGTATGCGAAGTCAAAATCAATGTAATGATAAATGGGATAATCTGTTAAGAGATTATAAGAAAGTTCGCGAATATGAGTCAAGATCTTCGTTTTCTACTACTACTAGTAACAGTAATGTTCATAATCATCAAGTTCAAGTTAcagttcaacaacaacaacaacatgatgATCATCGTGAcggcccttcttcttcttctaaagattTAATAATCCTTTTTTACTGGCAGATGGAAAAACATGAACGTAAAGAAAGAAATCTACCAACTAATCTTCCTTTTGAAGTATTTCAAGCTCTTAATGAAGTTGTTGATCTACAACGACAATCTCATCCTAAACCATCTCAACCATCCAATATTATAGTCTCAACTACCTGTCCCCCTACTATTTCGGTTGCCATTCCACCACCACAAGCACTACCTCATCCACATCGTTTTCTTCCACCACCTCCTCTACAACCACCACAATCTCTTCTGCCACCACCAG tGGAAACAATAACAACTCCAACAACAGATTCAACGGAAACAGAAGGGAGCAGCGAGAGATTAGAGACGGCCGATAGAAAACGGCAGAGGAAAGTACGTAAACTGGGTGCAAGTATAACCAGAAGTGCATCTGTTTTAACTAAAACATTAACTGATTGTgaagaaatgaaagaaaaaagacATCAACATAAAATGCAACTTGAAGAAAGAAAGCTTCAAATtgaagaaacaaaaattgaagtTAACAAGCAAGGTTTTAATGGGATAATTACAGCCATTAATAATCTTTCTGGTGCAATCCAATCATTAGTATCATCAAACCGTCAGAATAATGCTAGCTAA